A genome region from Rattus norvegicus strain BN/NHsdMcwi chromosome 17, GRCr8, whole genome shotgun sequence includes the following:
- the Or2ad1 gene encoding olfactory receptor Olr1660 isoform X1, with the protein MNNTSSETDFILLGFSSQPQLEHIISAVVFVFYLVTLVGNTTIILVSYLDSQLHTPMYFFLSNLSFVDLCYTTSIVPQMLVNLWGPKKSITYGGCALQFFFALDLGATECLLLAVMAYDRYAAVCQPLYYTVIMHPVLCQKMVLSAWLGGLGSALILCPLTLKLPRCGHREVDNFFCEMPALIKMACVYSRVIEIVVFTLGVIFLLVPLSLIVISYAVITQAVMKIKSATRWRKILNTCGSHLTVVTLFYGTLIYMYMKPQNIVSHEEGQFFTLFYTIVIPSLNPLIYTLRNKDVKNAVKRILGMCKHSAKV; encoded by the coding sequence ATGAACAACACAAGCTCCGAGACAGACTTCATCCTTCTGGGATTTTCCAGTCAACCCCAACTGGAGCACATTATCTCTGCAGTTGTCTTTGTCTTCTATCTTGTGACTCTGGTAGGAAACACAACCATTATTCTAGTGTCCTATCTGGACTCTCAGCTCCATACTCCCATGTATTTCTTCTTATCTAATTTGTCTTTTGTGGACCTCTGTTATACTACTAGCATTGTCCCACAGATGTTGGTAAATCTATGGGGCCCAAAGAAGTCTATTACATATGGAGGCTGTGCGCTCCAGTTCTTCTTTGCCCTGGATCTGGGAGCGACAGAATGTCTCCTCTTGGctgtgatggcctatgaccgctatgctGCTGTCTGTCAACCTCTTTACTACACAGTAATAATGCATCCTGTTCTTTGCCAGAAGATGGTTCTGTCAGCCTGGTTGGGTGGTCTTGGCAGTGCCTTAATTCTTTGTCCCTTGACTTTGAAGTTGCCAAGGTGTGGGCACCGGGAAGTGGATAATTTTTTCTGCGAAATGCCAGCATTGATCAAGATGGCTTGTGTTTATTCCAGAGTAATTGAGATTGTTGTGTTTACTCTTGGAGTTATATTTCTTCTAGTACCTCTATCTTTAATTGTCATCTCCTATGCAGTTATTACTCAAGCTGTGATGAAGATCAAGTCGGCGACAAGGTGGAGAAAGATCCTTAATACATGTGGTTCCCACCTCACGGTAGTAACTCTGTTTTATGGAACACTCATTTATATGTACATGAAACCACAAAATATCGTATCCCATGAGGAAGGACAGTTTTTTACCCTTTTTTACACCATTGTCATCCCCAGTCTTAACCCTTTGATTTATACCTTAAGAAACAAAGATGTAAAGAATGCAGTGAAGAGAATTCTAGGAATGTGCAAGCATTCTGCCAAAGTGTGA